One window of Streptococcus suis genomic DNA carries:
- a CDS encoding ATP-binding cassette domain-containing protein — protein sequence MIKMENISKKYGTNPILDEIGLNIEKAKFTAFIGPNGAGKSTLLSLISRLLPKEQGLLYIKGQEIESWDSVELAKELSMLKQKVDYQVKLTVEELISFGRYPYSKGRLTAVDYEHINQAISYMELDNFRDRPIDQLSGGQLQRVNIAMILAQDTEIILLDEPLNNLDIKQGILMMKTLRRLVDDLHKTVVVVIHDINVASQFVDQMVAFKDGKVYSQGQPHEVMTEPILSSLYDMELTIADIDGKKICLYK from the coding sequence ATGATTAAAATGGAAAATATTTCCAAGAAATATGGGACCAATCCAATCTTAGACGAAATTGGTCTTAACATCGAAAAAGCTAAGTTTACCGCCTTTATCGGACCAAATGGCGCAGGCAAATCAACGCTTTTATCGCTGATTAGCCGACTTTTGCCCAAGGAGCAGGGGCTGCTCTATATAAAGGGGCAGGAAATCGAAAGTTGGGACTCGGTTGAATTAGCCAAGGAATTATCCATGCTCAAGCAAAAGGTGGATTATCAAGTCAAATTAACGGTCGAGGAGCTAATTTCCTTCGGTCGCTATCCCTACAGCAAGGGACGCTTGACAGCTGTCGACTATGAGCATATCAATCAGGCTATTTCCTATATGGAATTGGATAATTTCCGCGATCGTCCTATTGACCAGTTATCGGGGGGGCAGTTGCAGCGGGTCAACATTGCCATGATTTTGGCTCAGGATACGGAGATTATCCTCTTGGACGAGCCGCTCAATAATCTGGACATCAAGCAAGGGATTTTGATGATGAAAACCCTCCGTCGTCTGGTGGATGACCTGCACAAGACGGTGGTGGTTGTCATTCACGACATCAATGTGGCTAGCCAATTTGTCGACCAGATGGTCGCCTTTAAAGATGGCAAGGTCTATTCCCAGGGGCAACCCCATGAGGTCATGACGGAGCCTATCCTCAGCTCCCTTTATGATATGGAGCTGACCATCGCCGATATTGACGGCAAGAAAATTTGTCTCTATAAATAG
- a CDS encoding iron chelate uptake ABC transporter family permease subunit → MNRIKRSTLLLIGILSAIAVLGTLFYLLPDGSLPNSYILNLRLKKLLVYLVVAVIASFSTFSFQAVTGNRFLTPSVLGLESFYVLMQSLFLFFFWKWSQGLAPNSLTEFFMVLGLQAGFFLLLQPAIKALLNKGIGLILLICMTLGTFFRSTSTFLQVLMEPNEYDKLQSKLFASLQNVNEGVLLVVVGLAILICGLLYRKGKVLDTFYLGKDNARLLGVDVEKEQQQLLWLVALLVSASTALVGPLSFLGFILANLTYQLVNDFRHRTLFLVGSLLGFVSLLLAQTLVERVFNFNISIRTVIELIGGIFFFYLLYKERNKL, encoded by the coding sequence ATGAACCGTATCAAACGCTCAACCTTGCTTCTGATTGGCATTTTGTCGGCCATCGCTGTTTTGGGAACGCTATTTTATCTCCTGCCAGATGGTAGTCTGCCCAATTCTTACATCCTGAACCTACGCTTGAAAAAATTGCTGGTCTATCTGGTGGTGGCTGTCATTGCTAGTTTTTCCACCTTCAGCTTTCAGGCGGTGACGGGCAATCGTTTCCTGACCCCGTCTGTGCTGGGACTGGAAAGTTTCTACGTCCTCATGCAGTCTCTTTTCCTCTTTTTCTTTTGGAAATGGTCGCAGGGATTGGCACCAAATTCCCTGACCGAATTTTTCATGGTGCTGGGCTTGCAGGCTGGATTTTTCTTGCTCTTGCAACCAGCTATCAAGGCACTTTTGAATAAGGGAATTGGTCTTATTCTTCTCATTTGCATGACCTTGGGAACCTTTTTTCGTAGCACATCCACCTTTCTACAAGTCTTGATGGAGCCCAATGAATACGACAAACTGCAGTCCAAACTCTTTGCCTCCTTGCAGAATGTCAATGAGGGCGTCCTACTTGTGGTGGTGGGATTGGCCATTCTGATTTGTGGTTTGCTCTACCGAAAGGGCAAGGTACTGGATACCTTTTATCTGGGAAAAGACAATGCTCGGCTCTTGGGCGTGGACGTGGAAAAGGAGCAGCAACAGCTTCTTTGGTTGGTTGCTCTGCTAGTTTCAGCCTCCACAGCCTTGGTCGGTCCCTTGTCTTTCTTGGGCTTCATTCTGGCCAATCTCACCTATCAGCTGGTCAACGATTTTCGTCATCGAACCCTCTTTTTAGTTGGCTCTCTGCTCGGCTTTGTTAGCCTTTTACTGGCTCAAACCTTGGTCGAAAGAGTCTTTAACTTCAATATCAGTATTCGGACGGTCATTGAATTGATCGGTGGCATTTTCTTCTTTTATCTCTTGTACAAGGAGCGTAATAAGCTATGA
- a CDS encoding iron chelate uptake ABC transporter family permease subunit: MKNKILLAGLTASLIILSLSIGSHVGFSWLGLFQGQDTSRILFWESRLPRTLAIILASGAISLSGLLMQTVSQNPYAAPSTTGTTEAAQLGILLSLFAFPKATLFQKMSFAFLAALLFTTVFIQVIRRLQFKEKWVLPLVGLIYSGIIGSFAQMIAFRFNLIQSMTAWSQGSFSMIQRNQYEWLFLLVFVLIAIWYYSDAFSVMALGEDASRSLGLPYQAYETLDLALVSLTSAVTMITVGALPFLGVIIPNLVRQYAGDYFKKVKGLVVIWGILLVLVCDILARLVIWPYEVSVSLILGVVGTLAFLLIIWQGARA; encoded by the coding sequence ATGAAAAATAAAATTCTCCTAGCTGGTCTGACGGCTAGTTTAATCATTCTTTCTTTATCCATTGGCAGTCATGTCGGCTTTTCCTGGCTTGGGCTTTTTCAGGGACAGGATACGTCTAGGATCCTCTTTTGGGAATCGCGTCTTCCCAGAACTCTTGCCATTATCTTAGCCAGTGGGGCCATTTCCCTGTCGGGCTTGTTAATGCAAACCGTGTCACAAAATCCCTACGCAGCCCCCTCGACAACAGGGACGACAGAGGCAGCCCAGCTGGGCATTCTCTTGTCTTTATTTGCCTTTCCCAAGGCCACTCTCTTTCAAAAAATGAGTTTTGCCTTTCTTGCTGCCCTGCTCTTTACAACGGTTTTCATCCAAGTTATCCGGCGCTTGCAGTTCAAGGAAAAGTGGGTTCTGCCCCTGGTTGGGCTGATTTACAGTGGTATTATCGGCTCTTTTGCCCAGATGATTGCCTTTCGGTTTAACCTCATTCAGTCCATGACCGCATGGAGTCAGGGTTCTTTTTCCATGATTCAGCGCAATCAGTACGAATGGCTCTTCTTGTTGGTTTTCGTTTTGATTGCCATTTGGTACTATTCGGATGCCTTTTCGGTCATGGCTTTGGGTGAGGATGCCAGTCGGAGTTTGGGTCTGCCTTACCAAGCCTATGAGACCTTGGATCTAGCCTTGGTGTCTCTGACCTCGGCTGTGACCATGATTACGGTCGGCGCTCTGCCATTTCTGGGCGTTATCATTCCCAATCTGGTTCGGCAGTACGCAGGCGATTATTTCAAGAAAGTCAAAGGCTTGGTGGTCATCTGGGGCATCCTCTTGGTCTTGGTCTGTGACATCTTGGCACGTTTGGTCATCTGGCCTTACGAGGTCTCAGTTTCTTTGATTTTGGGAGTGGTCGGCACCCTAGCCTTTCTCCTCATTATCTGGCAAGGAGCGCGTGCATGA
- a CDS encoding phage tail protein — translation MAYTVNFKEVETTGLETSPVAEVLAGLRANEARYFWNKYKQEFVVYSPEEKPEILPFIEKVLAERDMNFPYTPLNVAQLEVDGVLWSFVFYDNGLAVNVLYTLEEGGKRAVGFKLSDGIDIPKEFEGKFKFARQRSKLAGEIRGTYFNVKGEYL, via the coding sequence ATGGCTTACACAGTAAATTTTAAAGAAGTCGAAACGACAGGCTTGGAAACTAGTCCAGTCGCAGAAGTCTTGGCCGGTCTGCGTGCCAACGAAGCCCGCTATTTCTGGAACAAATACAAGCAGGAGTTCGTGGTCTATAGCCCAGAGGAGAAGCCTGAAATCCTGCCCTTCATCGAGAAGGTCCTGGCAGAGCGGGACATGAACTTTCCATATACCCCGCTTAACGTAGCCCAGCTTGAGGTAGATGGCGTTCTCTGGTCTTTTGTCTTTTATGATAATGGCCTGGCTGTCAATGTCCTCTATACGCTAGAAGAAGGTGGCAAACGAGCTGTCGGTTTCAAATTGTCAGACGGGATTGACATTCCCAAAGAATTTGAAGGCAAATTCAAGTTTGCCCGCCAACGCTCCAAACTAGCTGGGGAAATCCGTGGAACTTACTTTAATGTTAAGGGTGAATATTTATAA
- a CDS encoding manganese-dependent inorganic pyrophosphatase, translated as MSKFLVFGHQNPDTDAIASSYGWAHLEREVSGRDAEAVALGTPNEETAFALDYFGVTAPRVVESAKAEGVSQVILTDHNEFQQSIADIKDVEVAAVIDHHRVANFETANPLYMRLEPVGSASSIVYRAFKENGVTPPKEVAGLLLSGLISDTLLLKSPTTHATDPQVAAELAEIAGVNLEEYGLALLKAGTNLASKSAEELIDIDAKTFGLNGNDVRVAQVNTVDIAEVLERQAEIEAAMTAASAANGYSDFVLMITDIVNSNSEILALGSNMNKVEAAFNFKLENNHAFLAGAVSRKKQVVPQLTEAFNA; from the coding sequence ATGTCTAAATTTTTAGTTTTTGGTCACCAAAATCCTGATACAGATGCCATTGCATCATCATACGGTTGGGCTCACTTGGAGCGTGAAGTGTCTGGTCGTGATGCGGAAGCAGTTGCACTTGGAACGCCAAATGAAGAAACAGCCTTTGCGCTTGACTATTTTGGTGTGACAGCACCGCGCGTGGTTGAGTCTGCTAAGGCAGAAGGCGTTAGCCAAGTCATCTTGACGGACCACAATGAATTCCAACAATCAATCGCAGACATCAAGGATGTGGAAGTTGCAGCTGTTATTGACCATCACCGTGTTGCCAACTTTGAAACGGCAAATCCATTGTACATGCGTTTGGAGCCGGTTGGTTCAGCATCTTCAATCGTTTACCGTGCCTTCAAAGAAAATGGTGTGACACCTCCAAAAGAAGTAGCTGGACTTCTTCTATCAGGTTTGATTTCAGATACGCTCTTGCTCAAATCTCCAACCACTCACGCAACAGATCCACAAGTTGCAGCTGAATTGGCTGAAATTGCTGGTGTGAACTTGGAAGAATATGGCTTGGCACTCTTGAAAGCAGGAACCAACCTTGCCAGCAAGTCAGCAGAAGAATTGATCGACATCGACGCAAAAACCTTTGGTTTGAACGGCAATGACGTGCGTGTAGCCCAAGTCAACACAGTGGACATTGCAGAAGTTTTGGAACGCCAAGCAGAAATCGAAGCAGCTATGACAGCAGCATCAGCAGCAAATGGCTACTCTGACTTTGTTTTGATGATTACAGACATCGTTAACTCAAACTCTGAAATCCTTGCCCTTGGAAGCAACATGAACAAGGTGGAAGCAGCCTTCAACTTCAAGTTGGAAAACAACCATGCCTTCCTTGCTGGTGCCGTTTCCCGTAAGAAACAAGTGGTGCCACAATTGACAGAAGCGTTTAACGCATAA
- a CDS encoding acetylxylan esterase, with product MIDTMSLEAMRTYHGRHELPEDFDSFWQQQLAALPELPDHDLLEKPAGLPGVICYELYFTGTNGSRVFAKTIFPKAEQPVPVLFYFHGYQGQSPDWAELLKFTTAGYGVVAMDVRGQAGCSQDLGQFKGPTVKGQVIRGMLQGPDHLFYKDVYLDVYQLIKLVAGFDFVDEHQLMSYGASQGGALALVAASLYSDLSKCLSIYPFLSDFKRVLELGNNSEAYDELFRYFKYSDPFHETEEQVLQTLSYIDIKNLAHLVKCPVAMVTGLEDGVCPPSTQFAAYNRLEVEKEMKILPDYGHDALNVKVNDYAFDYLVGTRFLGD from the coding sequence ATGATTGATACCATGTCCCTGGAGGCTATGCGTACCTATCATGGTCGTCATGAGCTTCCAGAAGATTTTGATAGTTTTTGGCAGCAGCAACTAGCTGCTTTGCCAGAACTGCCAGATCATGATTTGCTTGAAAAGCCAGCTGGTTTGCCTGGTGTGATTTGCTATGAACTCTATTTTACAGGTACCAACGGCTCACGGGTCTTTGCCAAAACTATTTTTCCTAAAGCTGAACAGCCTGTGCCTGTTCTCTTCTATTTCCACGGTTACCAAGGCCAATCACCTGACTGGGCTGAATTGCTCAAGTTTACGACAGCTGGCTACGGTGTTGTGGCCATGGACGTGCGTGGTCAGGCCGGTTGTTCCCAGGATTTGGGCCAATTTAAGGGCCCGACAGTCAAGGGGCAGGTCATTCGTGGCATGTTGCAGGGACCAGACCATCTTTTCTACAAGGATGTTTACTTGGATGTCTACCAGCTGATTAAGCTAGTGGCTGGCTTTGACTTTGTGGATGAGCACCAGCTGATGAGTTATGGGGCCTCCCAAGGCGGGGCCCTGGCTCTGGTAGCGGCCAGCCTCTATTCAGACCTATCAAAATGCCTGTCTATTTATCCTTTCCTATCGGACTTCAAGCGAGTCTTGGAATTGGGTAATAACAGCGAGGCCTATGATGAGCTCTTCCGTTATTTCAAATACTCGGATCCCTTCCATGAGACGGAGGAGCAGGTATTGCAGACCCTGTCCTACATTGACATTAAAAACTTGGCTCATTTGGTAAAATGCCCTGTGGCCATGGTGACTGGTCTAGAGGACGGAGTTTGTCCACCTTCGACCCAGTTTGCGGCCTATAACCGCCTGGAAGTTGAAAAAGAAATGAAAATCCTTCCAGACTATGGGCACGATGCCCTCAACGTCAAGGTTAATGACTATGCCTTTGATTACTTGGTGGGGACACGATTTTTAGGTGATTAA
- a CDS encoding ROK family protein — protein MTRYLAVDIGGTQIKYGLVDQEGQLLEQYKMDTQAHLGGPHILATVKDLVRKYKDNSDISGVAISSAGMVDHVKGEIFYSGPQIPNYAGTKFKAEIEATFGLPCEIENDVNCAGLAEGISGSGQDNQICLCLTIGTGIGGCLLIDKEIYHGSSNAACEVGYLPLSDGAFQDIASTTALVQHVADLHGDAPADWDGYRIFQEAKNGNSKCQVAIHQLVDNLGKGIATITYVVNPEIVILGGGIMGQKEYLEPMIQEAIKRHLLPSLVEKTRIAFAKHENAAGMLGAFYHFAQKQGLKVG, from the coding sequence ATGACACGCTATTTAGCAGTAGATATAGGAGGTACCCAGATTAAGTATGGCCTGGTTGACCAGGAAGGGCAGCTCCTAGAGCAATATAAAATGGATACCCAGGCTCACCTGGGAGGGCCACATATCCTTGCGACAGTTAAGGATTTGGTAAGAAAATACAAGGACAATTCTGATATTTCAGGTGTAGCTATTTCTTCAGCAGGAATGGTCGACCATGTTAAAGGGGAAATCTTCTACTCTGGGCCGCAAATTCCTAACTACGCCGGAACGAAATTCAAGGCTGAAATTGAGGCAACATTTGGCCTGCCTTGTGAAATAGAAAATGATGTCAACTGTGCAGGTCTAGCAGAAGGAATTTCGGGTTCGGGTCAAGACAATCAAATTTGCCTTTGCCTGACGATTGGCACAGGTATTGGTGGCTGTCTTCTTATCGACAAGGAAATCTACCACGGATCCAGTAATGCAGCCTGTGAAGTGGGCTATCTACCCCTGTCTGACGGGGCCTTTCAGGATATTGCTTCAACGACAGCCCTAGTCCAGCATGTGGCAGACCTGCATGGTGATGCCCCAGCAGACTGGGATGGCTACCGGATTTTTCAAGAGGCTAAAAATGGCAACAGCAAGTGCCAGGTGGCTATTCATCAACTAGTGGATAATCTTGGTAAGGGCATTGCAACCATTACTTATGTAGTCAATCCGGAGATTGTCATCCTAGGTGGTGGAATAATGGGGCAGAAAGAATATCTGGAACCCATGATTCAAGAAGCAATAAAACGTCATTTATTACCAAGCTTGGTTGAAAAAACAAGGATTGCATTTGCTAAACATGAAAATGCAGCTGGCATGCTAGGGGCATTCTATCATTTTGCCCAAAAACAGGGCTTGAAAGTTGGGTGA
- a CDS encoding dihydrodipicolinate synthase family protein — protein sequence MSHLEKYKGIIPAFYACYGENGEIDSDCVKALTRYFIDKGVKGLYVNGSSGECIYQSVADRKQVLEAVMEEARGKLTIINHVACNNLKDSQELARHSEELGVDAIAAIPPIYFRLPEYGIADYWNGISSAAPNTDFMIYNIPQLAGVALTPSLYKEMLKNPRVIGVKNSSMPVQDIDTFINIAGPDYIVFNGPDEQFLGGRLMGAGGGIGGTYGSMPELFLALDDLIAKKELEKARELQAEINRIITKLCSGHGHMYAVIKEVLRINEGLDIGSVRAPLSSLNEVDLVIAKEAADMIVQAKAAFIG from the coding sequence ATGTCTCATTTAGAAAAATACAAAGGAATTATCCCAGCATTTTATGCCTGTTACGGTGAAAATGGAGAAATTGATTCGGACTGTGTCAAGGCTCTGACCCGTTATTTTATTGACAAGGGTGTGAAAGGTCTTTATGTCAATGGTTCGTCTGGTGAATGCATCTACCAGAGTGTGGCAGACCGCAAGCAGGTCCTTGAAGCAGTCATGGAAGAGGCGCGTGGTAAATTGACCATTATCAACCATGTGGCCTGCAACAATCTCAAGGACAGTCAAGAATTGGCCCGTCACTCTGAAGAATTGGGTGTTGATGCCATTGCGGCCATTCCGCCGATTTATTTCCGCTTGCCAGAGTACGGCATCGCTGACTACTGGAATGGCATCAGCAGTGCCGCACCAAATACGGACTTCATGATTTACAACATTCCGCAGTTGGCTGGTGTGGCTTTGACGCCAAGCCTCTACAAGGAAATGCTGAAGAATCCTCGTGTCATCGGGGTGAAAAATTCATCCATGCCAGTGCAGGACATTGACACCTTTATCAACATTGCTGGTCCAGACTATATTGTCTTCAATGGTCCAGATGAGCAATTCTTGGGCGGTCGTCTCATGGGAGCTGGCGGTGGTATCGGTGGTACCTATGGTTCTATGCCGGAACTCTTCCTGGCCCTAGATGACTTGATTGCCAAGAAAGAACTGGAAAAAGCCCGTGAACTCCAGGCTGAAATCAACCGAATTATTACGAAACTCTGCTCCGGTCACGGTCACATGTACGCTGTCATCAAGGAAGTGCTCCGCATCAATGAAGGCCTGGACATCGGCTCTGTTCGGGCTCCTCTGTCTTCACTAAATGAGGTAGATTTGGTCATTGCCAAGGAGGCGGCAGACATGATTGTGCAGGCTAAGGCGGCCTTTATCGGCTAA
- a CDS encoding DUF624 domain-containing protein — MKKTGGQLLQSLFDVNHPFWQSVEKVFTIFLLNICFVVTSLPVLTFGIARLALFASLDILRKEGKVAVLATYPVMVKRYWKQGLTLGLLEGLLVGVCILNLFLTSGVTSLPIQILRLVCFATLIFSQLMIPYLYQVASQVELPLVQLGLTALMQSARNLWLTLTIVVVLLVLAFVAFFNGLTFLVVLSLLATFGYSGLVYLFLLYYKS; from the coding sequence ATGAAAAAGACAGGTGGTCAGTTATTACAATCTTTATTCGATGTCAATCACCCATTTTGGCAATCGGTGGAAAAGGTCTTCACCATTTTCCTTCTGAATATTTGCTTTGTGGTGACCAGTTTGCCTGTCTTGACCTTTGGGATTGCCCGCCTGGCTCTCTTTGCCAGTTTGGACATCCTTAGAAAGGAAGGAAAAGTAGCTGTTCTTGCGACCTATCCTGTCATGGTGAAGCGGTATTGGAAACAGGGCTTGACCTTGGGTCTGCTGGAAGGTCTCTTGGTGGGAGTCTGCATCCTGAACTTATTCTTGACTTCGGGTGTGACCTCGTTGCCCATACAAATTCTGCGCCTGGTCTGCTTTGCGACCCTTATCTTTAGTCAGTTGATGATTCCCTACCTCTATCAAGTGGCCAGTCAAGTAGAATTGCCCTTGGTTCAGCTGGGTCTGACCGCCCTGATGCAGTCGGCTCGAAACCTTTGGCTGACCCTGACTATTGTCGTGGTACTTCTGGTCCTAGCCTTTGTAGCCTTTTTCAATGGTCTGACCTTTTTGGTCGTCCTCTCATTGCTGGCTACTTTCGGCTACTCGGGCCTGGTCTATCTCTTCCTTCTTTACTATAAATCCTGA
- a CDS encoding YhcH/YjgK/YiaL family protein: MIYDLIENIATYKGLDPHLDLAIDSILSGDFKTQDPGRYELAGDKVFCFVQDNQLVEPGQRFEYHRNYADLHFLLAGQEMISYGYDGLEDLEPYQAQSDVGFVTASSQLDLTINDEYFAFFLPGESHLPNQKAGEGEQVRKLVYKILIE; encoded by the coding sequence ATGATTTACGATCTGATTGAAAATATTGCAACATATAAGGGGCTGGATCCGCATCTGGATTTGGCCATCGATAGTATTTTGAGTGGTGACTTCAAGACACAAGATCCTGGCAGGTACGAGCTGGCTGGGGACAAGGTTTTCTGCTTTGTTCAGGACAATCAGCTAGTGGAGCCAGGGCAGCGTTTTGAATACCATAGAAATTATGCAGATCTGCATTTTCTTCTAGCTGGTCAAGAAATGATTTCCTACGGATATGACGGTCTGGAGGACTTAGAACCTTATCAAGCCCAGTCAGATGTTGGCTTTGTGACGGCATCCAGTCAGCTTGATTTGACCATCAATGATGAGTATTTTGCCTTTTTCCTGCCAGGAGAGTCTCATTTGCCCAACCAAAAAGCGGGTGAAGGAGAACAGGTCCGCAAACTTGTGTACAAAATTTTGATAGAATAG
- a CDS encoding carbohydrate ABC transporter permease has protein sequence MKKKTITPFSILSSVILLTLTVLFIFPFYWIMTGAFKSQPHTIVIPPQWWPTEPTLENFVKLTVQNPALQWLWNSVFISLATMILVCATSSLAGYVLAKKRFYGQKILFSIFIAAMALPKQVVLVPLVRIVNFMGIHDTLAAVILPLVGWPFGVFLMKQFSENIPTELLESAKIDGCGELSTFWNVAFPIVKPGFAALAIFTFINSWNDYFMQLVMLTSRQNLTISLGVATMQAEMATNYGLIMAGAAMAAVPIVTVFLIFQKSFTQGITMGAVKG, from the coding sequence ATGAAAAAGAAAACCATTACCCCATTTTCAATCCTATCTTCAGTGATTTTGTTGACCTTGACTGTCCTCTTTATCTTTCCTTTCTACTGGATTATGACAGGGGCCTTCAAGTCTCAACCCCATACCATTGTCATTCCGCCCCAGTGGTGGCCAACTGAGCCAACCCTGGAAAACTTTGTTAAGTTGACTGTGCAAAACCCAGCCCTGCAATGGTTGTGGAACTCAGTCTTTATTTCCTTAGCTACCATGATTTTGGTCTGTGCGACCTCATCCTTGGCAGGCTATGTTCTGGCCAAGAAACGCTTCTACGGTCAGAAAATTCTTTTCTCTATCTTCATCGCGGCCATGGCCCTGCCTAAGCAGGTAGTCTTGGTGCCGCTGGTACGGATTGTTAATTTCATGGGTATCCACGATACGCTTGCAGCGGTTATTTTGCCACTGGTTGGCTGGCCATTCGGTGTCTTCCTCATGAAGCAATTCTCAGAAAATATCCCGACCGAGCTTTTGGAATCAGCTAAGATTGACGGTTGTGGCGAGCTATCTACCTTTTGGAATGTGGCCTTCCCAATCGTAAAACCTGGCTTTGCGGCCCTGGCAATCTTTACCTTTATCAATTCTTGGAACGACTACTTCATGCAATTGGTTATGTTGACCTCTCGTCAGAACCTGACCATTTCCCTGGGGGTTGCGACCATGCAGGCCGAGATGGCGACCAACTACGGTCTCATCATGGCGGGTGCTGCCATGGCGGCCGTACCGATCGTAACCGTCTTCCTTATCTTCCAGAAATCATTTACACAGGGGATTACCATGGGTGCTGTGAAAGGCTGA
- a CDS encoding sugar ABC transporter permease codes for MQINKIRMRETIVSYTFLAPVLVFFTVFVLAPMVMGFVTSFFNYTMTDFTFVGLDNYVRMFNDPIFIKSLINTLVIVVGSVPVVIFFSLFVAANTYQKNVIARSFYRAVFFLPVVTGSVAVTVVWKWIYDPLSGILNFVLKSGGIIEQNISWLGDKQWALWAIVIILLTTSVGQPIILYIAALGNIDNSLVEAARVDGANETQVFWQIKWPSLLPTTLYITVITTINSFQIFALIQLLTSGGPNYSTSTLMYYLYEKAFKLSEYGYANTMGVFLAVLIAIISFIQFKVLGNDVEY; via the coding sequence TTGCAAATCAACAAAATACGAATGCGGGAAACCATTGTTTCCTACACGTTCTTGGCCCCAGTTTTGGTATTCTTTACCGTCTTTGTCTTGGCACCTATGGTCATGGGATTTGTGACTAGTTTCTTCAACTACACCATGACGGACTTTACCTTTGTCGGCTTGGATAACTATGTGCGGATGTTCAACGATCCTATCTTCATCAAATCCTTGATTAACACCTTGGTTATCGTTGTGGGATCAGTGCCAGTCGTGATTTTTTTCTCGCTCTTTGTAGCGGCCAATACCTACCAGAAAAATGTCATCGCTCGTTCCTTCTATCGAGCAGTCTTCTTCCTACCGGTGGTTACTGGTTCGGTAGCCGTAACGGTTGTCTGGAAATGGATTTACGATCCTCTGTCGGGTATTCTTAACTTTGTTTTGAAATCAGGTGGTATTATTGAACAAAATATCTCTTGGCTTGGGGACAAACAGTGGGCCCTCTGGGCAATTGTCATCATTCTCCTGACTACATCTGTCGGTCAGCCCATTATCCTCTATATCGCTGCTCTGGGAAATATTGATAATTCCTTGGTAGAAGCAGCACGGGTAGACGGTGCCAATGAAACCCAGGTTTTCTGGCAAATCAAGTGGCCTAGCCTCTTGCCTACAACCCTTTACATTACAGTTATTACAACCATTAACTCCTTCCAGATTTTCGCGCTTATCCAGCTCTTGACATCTGGTGGACCAAACTATTCAACATCGACCCTCATGTACTATCTCTACGAAAAAGCCTTCAAGCTTTCTGAGTATGGCTATGCCAATACCATGGGTGTCTTCCTTGCAGTCTTGATTGCTATCATTTCCTTTATCCAATTCAAGGTTCTTGGAAATGATGTGGAATATTAG